A region from the Candidatus Binatia bacterium genome encodes:
- the rseP gene encoding RIP metalloprotease RseP, whose translation MVTSIVAAVVVLGFLILFHELGHFLVAKRTGVGVLKFSLGFGPKLIGRRIGRTEYVLSAIPLGGFVKMVGEDPEEEVDPEDQKIAFQHQKLWKRMAIVAAGPGANILFAFVAFSLVFAIYGARVPSDTAKVGGVIENMPAAKAGLRSGDIVTSVNGIPIDKWDKLSETIRASGGSTIMLTLQREGTAQQLQVTPEAKPDKSIFGETLGTAYVIGIERGFDEEKVGVLSAIGMGARQTAWWVETLLISVAKIFQGRIPAKDIGGPILIVQAAGQQARLGLEYLLNFMAVISINLGVLNLLPIPILDGGHFLFFAAEALMRRPLDIRHREIAQQVGLVLLISLMAFAFYNDIARVVHGWG comes from the coding sequence ATGGTCACCAGCATCGTGGCAGCAGTTGTTGTCCTCGGATTTTTGATCTTGTTTCACGAACTGGGACATTTTCTCGTCGCCAAGCGTACGGGCGTCGGGGTCCTAAAGTTCTCACTCGGTTTCGGGCCCAAGCTCATCGGCCGCCGCATCGGGCGAACGGAGTATGTCCTCAGCGCCATTCCCTTGGGCGGCTTCGTAAAGATGGTCGGCGAAGACCCCGAAGAAGAGGTCGATCCGGAAGATCAGAAGATTGCCTTTCAGCATCAGAAATTGTGGAAGCGCATGGCCATTGTGGCCGCTGGCCCAGGCGCCAACATCCTGTTCGCCTTCGTGGCGTTCAGCCTGGTGTTTGCAATCTACGGGGCTCGCGTGCCGAGCGATACGGCAAAGGTCGGCGGCGTCATCGAGAACATGCCGGCGGCCAAGGCGGGGCTGAGAAGCGGCGACATCGTCACCAGCGTCAACGGCATTCCCATCGACAAATGGGACAAACTGTCAGAAACCATCCGGGCCAGCGGTGGCAGTACGATTATGCTGACACTCCAGCGTGAGGGCACCGCCCAGCAACTGCAGGTCACGCCTGAAGCCAAGCCAGATAAGAGCATTTTCGGGGAAACGCTCGGCACCGCTTACGTCATCGGCATCGAGCGTGGCTTCGACGAAGAAAAAGTTGGCGTGCTGTCTGCCATCGGCATGGGCGCCCGGCAAACGGCCTGGTGGGTCGAAACGCTGCTGATCAGCGTCGCCAAGATCTTCCAAGGCAGGATTCCGGCGAAAGACATCGGCGGTCCGATTCTGATTGTGCAGGCGGCGGGCCAGCAAGCCCGGCTGGGCTTGGAGTATCTGCTGAATTTCATGGCGGTGATCAGCATCAATCTCGGCGTGCTCAATCTGTTGCCCATCCCCATTCTCGACGGCGGCCATTTCTTGTTCTTTGCTGCGGAAGCACTCATGCGCCGACCGCTCGACATCCGGCACCGCGAGATCGCCCAGCAGGTGGGGCTGGTCCTGCTCATCAGCTTGATGGCCTTTGCGTTCTACAACGATATTGCGCGGGTGGTGCACGGCTGGGGATAG
- a CDS encoding phosphatidate cytidylyltransferase: MLRARLATAAVAIPLLLAVILYRSPRPVTVLVVAVGLIGIAEYAAMAFSTQAGERGLTMLLGAVLLLGAAWVGAEPRASQVLHAALALVVVAGLVWVLLIRPDFEQGLRDLGLSMIGVFYVGFLLPHFIWLHGVGGLGPRWVIFVLVIGMAGDTGGYFVGHALGRHKLMPRVSPGKTVEGSLGIVAASLLGGAASKFIFLQELTWNEALWLSAVMAVIGQLGDLSESIMKRTFGVKESGWLFPGHGGVLDRIDSLLFPVTFLYYYVIYSQ, encoded by the coding sequence GTGCTGCGCGCTAGGCTGGCAACAGCCGCGGTTGCCATCCCCCTCCTGCTGGCAGTGATTCTTTACCGGTCCCCGCGGCCGGTTACCGTACTCGTCGTGGCCGTTGGGCTGATCGGCATTGCCGAGTACGCCGCGATGGCGTTTTCCACGCAAGCGGGAGAGCGAGGGCTGACCATGCTCTTGGGCGCAGTGTTGTTGCTCGGCGCGGCCTGGGTCGGCGCTGAACCGCGCGCCTCCCAGGTGCTCCATGCCGCGCTGGCGCTCGTGGTCGTTGCAGGTCTGGTGTGGGTCCTGCTCATCCGGCCGGATTTCGAACAAGGATTGCGGGACCTGGGGCTGTCGATGATCGGCGTGTTTTACGTCGGTTTCCTCCTGCCACACTTTATCTGGCTCCACGGCGTCGGCGGCCTCGGCCCGCGATGGGTGATCTTCGTGTTGGTCATTGGGATGGCCGGTGACACGGGGGGATACTTCGTCGGCCACGCGCTTGGGCGCCACAAGCTCATGCCCCGTGTCAGCCCCGGCAAAACCGTCGAGGGTTCACTGGGCATCGTGGCTGCCAGCTTGCTCGGCGGCGCCGCATCCAAGTTCATTTTTCTACAGGAACTCACCTGGAACGAGGCGCTCTGGCTCTCCGCAGTCATGGCGGTGATCGGTCAACTCGGCGACTTGAGCGAATCGATCATGAAGCGGACCTTCGGGGTCAAGGAGTCGGGCTGGCTATTTCCGGGCCACGGGGGGGTGCTGGACCGCATCGACAGCCTCCTTTTCCCGGTCACTTTTCTATACTACTATGTGATCTACAGCCAGTAA
- a CDS encoding isoprenyl transferase: MTALDPSRLPRHVAVIMDGNGRWAQRRGLSRIEGHKRGKDSVRAVVEASRRLGIEYLTLFAFSTENWSRPRREVDALMALLRRYLRTELRKMMKNEIRLLAIGDITRLPAALQRELEETVKATQNNRRMTVVLAVSYGGREEIVQAARALAQAVREGRVQPEAIDEGVFSGFLDTAGMPDPDLLIRTSGEMRLSNFFLWQSAYTEIYVTETLWPDFREPEFLEALAHYQQRDRRFGRVAEQVERERLRAAR; this comes from the coding sequence GTGACAGCGCTCGATCCCAGCCGGCTCCCCCGCCACGTGGCCGTCATCATGGATGGCAACGGCCGGTGGGCGCAGCGCCGCGGCCTGAGCCGCATTGAGGGCCACAAGCGCGGGAAAGACTCCGTGCGTGCAGTAGTGGAGGCCAGCCGGCGGCTGGGCATCGAGTATCTCACCTTGTTCGCTTTCTCCACGGAGAATTGGAGCCGCCCGCGCCGCGAAGTCGATGCCCTGATGGCGTTGCTGCGGCGCTACCTGCGCACGGAGTTGCGCAAGATGATGAAGAACGAGATCCGCTTGCTCGCCATTGGCGACATCACGCGGCTGCCGGCGGCGTTGCAACGGGAGTTGGAGGAGACCGTCAAGGCCACCCAAAACAACCGCCGTATGACCGTGGTGTTGGCCGTCAGCTATGGCGGGCGTGAAGAGATCGTGCAAGCGGCGCGCGCATTGGCCCAAGCCGTGCGCGAAGGCCGCGTGCAGCCCGAGGCGATCGACGAGGGCGTTTTCAGCGGTTTCCTCGACACCGCCGGCATGCCGGATCCGGATCTGCTGATCCGGACCAGTGGCGAAATGCGCCTGTCGAACTTCTTCCTGTGGCAGAGCGCCTACACCGAAATTTACGTTACCGAGACGCTGTGGCCGGATTTTCGAGAGCCGGAGTTCCTCGAAGCCCTGGCGCACTATCAGCAACGCGACCGACGGTTCGGCCGCGTGGCCGAGCAGGTAGAGAGGGAGCGGCTGCGTGCTGCGCGCTAG
- the frr gene encoding ribosome recycling factor translates to MTDQVVEELRQEMERTVNALRRDLARTRTGRASTSLLEGIVVDYYGTRTPLNQLAGLSAPEPRLLVIQAYDKTALAQIERAILQSDLGLVPVNDGKILRVPIPELTEERRRDLVKHIRKVAEDYRVSVRNHRRDGLDLLKSLEKDKEITEDDLRRAQEKAQEITKMYIERVDQVLKAKEDEIMEV, encoded by the coding sequence ATGACCGACCAAGTCGTTGAAGAGCTACGGCAGGAAATGGAACGCACCGTCAACGCGTTGCGGCGTGATCTTGCCCGCACCCGAACCGGCCGGGCCTCGACGTCGCTGCTCGAGGGTATCGTGGTCGACTACTACGGCACCCGCACCCCGCTCAATCAGCTGGCGGGGTTGTCGGCACCGGAGCCGCGGTTGCTGGTGATTCAAGCGTACGACAAGACCGCGTTGGCACAGATCGAGCGCGCCATCCTGCAGTCGGATCTGGGTCTCGTGCCGGTCAACGACGGCAAGATCCTGCGGGTACCGATTCCCGAGCTGACCGAAGAACGCCGGCGCGATCTGGTCAAACACATCCGCAAAGTCGCCGAAGACTATCGGGTGTCCGTCCGTAATCACCGTCGTGACGGGCTCGATCTGCTCAAATCGCTGGAGAAGGACAAAGAGATCACGGAGGACGATCTACGGCGCGCGCAGGAGAAGGCGCAGGAGATCACGAAGATGTACATCGAGCGGGTCGATCAGGTCCTCAAAGCCAAAGAAGACGAGATCATGGAGGTCTGA
- the pyrH gene encoding UMP kinase, producing MPAAERQPGTLCYSRVLLKLSGEALTAANGYGIDPEVLQAIAAEIKDVHGLGCQLAIVIGGGNIFRGIAGSAQGMDRASADYMGMLATVINALALQDALERIGVMTRVLSAITMQQIAEPYIRRRANRHLEKGRVVIFAAGTGNPFFTTDTAASLRAVEVGAQVILKATNVDGIYDADPKLFASAKKFQELSYIDFLSRHLKVMDSTAISLCMDNALPIIVFDLSTHGNIKRVVGGESIGTIVH from the coding sequence ATGCCGGCAGCGGAACGTCAGCCGGGCACTCTGTGCTATAGCAGGGTGCTCCTCAAGCTCAGCGGCGAAGCGCTGACCGCAGCCAACGGCTACGGTATCGATCCGGAGGTGCTGCAGGCCATTGCGGCAGAAATCAAAGACGTTCACGGATTGGGCTGCCAGCTTGCCATCGTCATCGGCGGCGGCAATATTTTTCGTGGTATAGCGGGTAGCGCGCAGGGCATGGATCGCGCCAGTGCCGACTACATGGGCATGCTCGCCACTGTCATCAATGCGCTGGCGCTGCAAGACGCTTTGGAGCGCATCGGGGTCATGACCCGGGTGCTCTCGGCCATCACCATGCAACAAATCGCCGAGCCGTACATACGCCGCCGTGCCAACCGCCATCTGGAAAAGGGACGGGTGGTGATTTTCGCCGCCGGCACGGGCAACCCCTTTTTCACCACGGATACCGCCGCCAGTTTGCGCGCCGTCGAAGTCGGCGCTCAGGTGATTTTGAAGGCCACAAATGTGGATGGTATCTATGATGCGGACCCCAAGCTGTTCGCGTCGGCCAAGAAATTCCAGGAGCTGAGTTACATCGATTTCCTCAGCCGCCACCTGAAAGTCATGGATTCCACCGCCATCTCGCTCTGCATGGACAACGCCTTACCCATCATCGTCTTCGACCTCAGCACCCACGGCAACATCAAGCGTGTGGTCGGCGGGGAGTCCATCGGCACCATCGTGCATTGA
- the tsf gene encoding translation elongation factor Ts — MSEVSAALVRDLRDKTGAGMMDCKRALAASDGDLEKAVVHLREKGLAAAAKRSARAASEGSVGSYIHAGGKIGVLLEVNCETDFVARTPEFQALVKDLAMQVAAANPRCVRREEIPPETIEAERSIYRAQASESGKPAAVVGKIVDGKLEKFFGDACLLEQSFIKDPQRTIGQVVTDAIGHLGENVVVRRFARFQLGELTDKSA, encoded by the coding sequence ATGAGTGAGGTGAGCGCAGCGCTGGTCCGGGATCTGCGCGACAAGACCGGTGCCGGCATGATGGACTGCAAGCGGGCACTGGCCGCCAGTGATGGCGACCTGGAGAAGGCGGTCGTCCACCTCCGTGAGAAGGGTTTAGCCGCCGCCGCAAAGCGGTCAGCACGCGCCGCCAGTGAAGGTTCGGTCGGCTCGTATATCCATGCCGGCGGTAAGATCGGTGTGCTCCTCGAGGTCAACTGCGAGACCGACTTTGTGGCCCGCACTCCGGAATTCCAGGCCTTGGTGAAGGATCTCGCCATGCAAGTGGCAGCGGCAAACCCCCGCTGCGTCCGTCGCGAGGAAATCCCGCCCGAAACGATCGAGGCCGAACGCAGCATCTATCGGGCTCAGGCCAGCGAATCAGGAAAGCCGGCAGCAGTGGTCGGAAAAATCGTCGACGGCAAACTGGAGAAATTCTTCGGCGACGCCTGCCTGCTGGAACAGTCGTTCATCAAAGACCCGCAGCGTACCATCGGCCAAGTGGTGACCGATGCGATCGGCCACCTCGGCGAGAATGTCGTGGTGCGACGGTTCGCCCGCTTCCAACTCGGAGAGCTGACCGACAAATCAGCCTGA
- the rpsB gene encoding 30S ribosomal protein S2: MPEVSMKQLLEAGVHFGHQTSRWNPKMKPYIFGARNGIYIIDLQRTVKLFEQAYAFVRNLVAGGGMVLFVGTKKQAQDAIREESVRSGMFYVNNRWLGGTLTNFQTIKQSIDRLKKCEETLEDPAMAEALTKKEMLGVQRERDKLLSSLGGIKAMRKLPDTLFVIDPKKEEIAVREANKLHIPVVAVVDTNCDPDVVDYRIPGNDDAIRAIRLFCAAMADAVLEGKALLEERAKASGGETPEEQPAVDAAERQPQGEMA; this comes from the coding sequence ATGCCAGAAGTCAGTATGAAGCAGCTGCTCGAAGCCGGCGTGCATTTCGGGCATCAAACCAGCCGTTGGAATCCGAAGATGAAGCCGTACATTTTCGGCGCCCGTAACGGCATCTACATCATCGACCTGCAGCGCACCGTGAAGCTGTTTGAGCAAGCCTATGCCTTCGTCCGCAACCTGGTCGCTGGCGGCGGCATGGTGTTGTTCGTCGGCACGAAGAAGCAGGCCCAGGACGCGATCCGCGAAGAGTCGGTGCGCAGCGGGATGTTCTACGTGAACAACCGCTGGCTGGGCGGCACGCTCACCAACTTCCAGACGATTAAGCAGAGCATCGACCGGCTGAAGAAGTGCGAAGAGACGCTCGAGGATCCGGCGATGGCTGAAGCGCTGACGAAGAAGGAGATGCTCGGCGTCCAGCGGGAACGCGACAAGCTGTTGAGCTCGCTCGGCGGCATCAAGGCGATGCGCAAGCTGCCCGACACCCTCTTCGTGATCGACCCCAAGAAAGAGGAAATCGCCGTCAGGGAAGCCAACAAGCTGCACATCCCGGTGGTCGCTGTGGTCGATACCAACTGCGACCCGGACGTGGTCGATTACCGGATCCCCGGTAACGACGACGCCATTCGCGCCATCCGGCTCTTTTGCGCGGCCATGGCCGACGCGGTCCTGGAGGGCAAGGCCCTGCTCGAAGAGCGCGCCAAGGCCTCCGGTGGCGAGACGCCGGAGGAGCAACCCGCGGTGGACGCAGCCGAGCGCCAGCCGCAGGGAGAGATGGCATGA
- the rho gene encoding transcription termination factor Rho produces the protein MADEAVGRNKQGAAAAAPRSERRRRNDETEEGSHARVRAKTEAPSLSSPPSSPPPPPPQPAPAPAITVEEPTAQKEGALNLKSLKEKKINELAQVAKAFNIEGAANLRKQELIFAILGAQTEQNGFVYGEGVLEILPDGFGFLRAPDYNYLPGPDDIYISPSQIRRFNLRTGDVVSGQIRPPKEGERYFALLKVESINFEEPEKAREKILFDNLTPLYPNEQLQLEHDPEEYTTRLIDLFTPIGKGTRGLIVAPPRTGKTMMLQNIAHGITRNHKEVVLIVLLIDERPEEVTDMQRSVAGEVISSTFDEPATRHVQVAEMVIEKAKRLVEHGRDVVILLDSITRLARAYNTVVPPSGKILSGGVDSNALHKPKKFLGAARNIEDGGSLTIMGTALIDTGSRMDEVIFEEFKATGNMEIHLDRRLVDKRIFPAIDINRSGTRKEELLLGRDVLARVWILRKLLAQLNPVETMEFVMDKITDTKTNSEFLDSMNQ, from the coding sequence ATGGCCGACGAAGCCGTCGGAAGAAATAAGCAAGGGGCGGCAGCCGCTGCCCCACGGTCCGAGCGCCGCCGCCGAAACGACGAAACCGAGGAAGGTTCGCACGCTCGAGTCCGCGCCAAGACGGAGGCGCCGTCGCTATCGTCACCACCATCTTCACCACCACCTCCCCCGCCGCAACCAGCCCCAGCCCCGGCGATCACTGTCGAAGAACCGACGGCCCAGAAAGAGGGGGCGCTCAATCTCAAGAGCCTGAAAGAAAAGAAGATCAACGAACTGGCGCAGGTCGCCAAGGCCTTCAACATCGAGGGCGCGGCGAACCTGCGCAAGCAGGAGCTGATCTTCGCCATCCTCGGCGCCCAGACGGAACAGAACGGCTTTGTCTACGGCGAAGGTGTCTTGGAAATTCTCCCCGACGGGTTCGGGTTCCTGCGCGCCCCAGATTACAACTACCTGCCCGGACCTGATGACATCTACATTTCACCCAGCCAGATCCGCCGCTTCAACCTGCGTACGGGCGATGTGGTTTCGGGACAAATCCGGCCGCCAAAGGAGGGAGAGCGCTACTTTGCCCTGCTGAAGGTCGAGTCGATCAACTTTGAAGAGCCAGAGAAGGCGCGCGAGAAAATCCTGTTCGACAACCTCACCCCGCTCTACCCCAATGAGCAGTTGCAGCTCGAGCACGACCCCGAAGAGTACACCACCCGTCTCATCGATCTGTTCACGCCGATCGGCAAGGGCACGCGCGGACTCATCGTTGCCCCGCCACGAACCGGCAAGACGATGATGCTGCAGAACATCGCCCACGGCATCACTCGAAATCATAAGGAAGTCGTGCTGATCGTGCTGCTGATTGACGAGCGCCCGGAAGAAGTCACCGACATGCAGCGCTCGGTAGCAGGCGAGGTGATCAGTTCGACATTCGACGAACCGGCGACGCGCCATGTCCAGGTCGCGGAAATGGTGATCGAAAAGGCCAAACGTCTGGTCGAGCACGGCCGTGACGTGGTGATCCTCCTGGACAGCATCACCCGGCTGGCACGCGCCTACAACACGGTGGTGCCGCCGAGCGGCAAGATCCTGTCCGGCGGCGTCGACTCGAACGCGCTGCACAAGCCCAAGAAGTTCCTGGGTGCCGCCCGGAACATCGAGGACGGCGGCAGCCTGACCATCATGGGCACCGCCCTGATCGACACCGGCAGCCGCATGGACGAGGTGATCTTCGAAGAGTTCAAGGCGACCGGCAACATGGAAATCCACCTCGATCGGCGCCTCGTCGACAAACGCATCTTCCCGGCGATCGACATCAACCGGTCGGGAACCCGTAAAGAGGAGCTCCTCTTGGGCAGAGATGTCCTGGCGCGGGTATGGATCCTGCGGAAGCTCTTGGCGCAGTTGAATCCGGTGGAAACCATGGAATTCGTCATGGACAAGATCACCGACACCAAGACCAATTCTGAGTTCCTGGATTCGATGAATCAGTGA
- a CDS encoding RluA family pseudouridine synthase, translating into MAESVRITVDAPGAGRRLDHYLTALGTWGSRSHVQKLITSGAVDLDGQVPKAGALLRGGQTIDVRAVSPSIPAGVEPEAIALDVLYEDEQLLVINKPPGMVVHPAPGNWRGTLVSALLHYWRGPRPGLDPFRPGIVHRLDKDTSGVLIIAKDPATLTALGNQFRRREVDKRYLAWVWGRVRSHSGTITEPIGRNPIHRTRMAVRRGGREAVTAFEVVERCDDITLLRLFPRTGRTHQIRVHLSSIGHPIVGDAVYGRTRSRAGKVLIARQALHAEQIAFCHPGTGERVRFTAPLPADLVTLRHRCTRAA; encoded by the coding sequence GTGGCTGAGAGCGTTCGCATCACGGTAGACGCGCCAGGCGCGGGACGGCGTTTGGACCACTACCTCACCGCGCTCGGCACCTGGGGATCGCGTTCCCACGTGCAGAAGTTGATCACCTCCGGGGCCGTCGACCTCGATGGCCAGGTGCCGAAGGCCGGGGCACTCCTGCGTGGCGGGCAGACGATTGACGTGCGTGCCGTTTCACCCTCCATACCTGCCGGCGTTGAGCCGGAGGCGATCGCGCTGGATGTGCTGTACGAGGATGAGCAGTTACTAGTGATCAACAAACCCCCGGGGATGGTAGTCCACCCGGCACCGGGAAACTGGCGCGGCACGCTGGTGAGCGCCCTCCTGCATTACTGGCGCGGGCCGCGGCCCGGCCTCGATCCCTTCCGCCCCGGCATCGTGCATCGTCTCGATAAAGATACCTCCGGCGTGTTGATCATCGCCAAGGATCCCGCAACGCTCACGGCGTTGGGCAACCAGTTTCGCCGGCGAGAAGTCGATAAACGGTACCTGGCCTGGGTATGGGGTCGGGTCCGCAGCCACAGCGGAACGATCACTGAGCCCATTGGCCGCAACCCGATCCACCGCACCCGCATGGCGGTTCGGCGCGGCGGCCGAGAAGCCGTGACCGCCTTCGAAGTCGTCGAGCGTTGCGACGACATCACGTTGCTGCGTTTGTTTCCGCGTACCGGACGCACGCATCAGATTCGCGTGCATTTATCCTCGATTGGTCATCCCATCGTTGGCGATGCCGTGTACGGTCGCACTCGCAGCCGTGCCGGCAAGGTCTTGATAGCGCGGCAGGCGCTGCATGCCGAACAGATCGCCTTTTGCCACCCCGGCACCGGGGAGCGCGTGCGTTTCACCGCGCCCTTGCCGGCCGATCTCGTCACACTGCGGCATCGGTGCACCCGCGCGGCTTGA
- a CDS encoding bifunctional riboflavin kinase/FAD synthetase, which yields MDVAPAARDDVGTSVPWLKIMLLLRHLARVDRRFSAPVLTLGNFDGVHRGHQEILRRLVERARTAGGQALVLTFHPHPVSVLAPEYAPRLITDWRGRMERIAAFDVDAIVVQHFTPAFSEITAEDFVRRFLVEGLGVRAVVVGHRVSFGHNRTGHADTLRQFGKTYGFGVEVVGPVDVNGLLVSSSAIRRAISSGDLNRARLLLGQTPSVAGRVVHGHHRGKGLGFPTANLRIGGLVLPPDGVYAVSVQVRGTARPGVANLGFNPTFAQQERSLEAHIFDFDEDLYGQRVEVRFVERLRGEVKYESPQALAQQIARDVEAARQALARAE from the coding sequence GTGGACGTCGCGCCGGCCGCGCGCGATGACGTCGGCACTTCGGTCCCGTGGTTGAAGATCATGCTGCTCCTCCGTCATTTAGCGCGGGTTGACCGCCGCTTCAGCGCACCCGTGTTGACCCTGGGGAACTTCGACGGTGTCCACCGCGGGCACCAGGAAATTCTGCGCCGGCTGGTGGAACGGGCACGGACGGCAGGCGGCCAGGCGCTGGTGCTGACCTTTCATCCGCACCCGGTTTCCGTGTTGGCGCCGGAGTATGCGCCGCGCCTGATCACCGACTGGCGGGGCCGCATGGAACGCATCGCGGCGTTCGACGTTGACGCCATCGTCGTCCAGCACTTCACGCCGGCGTTTTCCGAGATCACCGCGGAAGATTTCGTGCGTCGCTTCCTGGTGGAGGGGCTGGGCGTGCGCGCCGTCGTCGTCGGCCATCGCGTCAGTTTCGGCCACAATCGCACCGGTCACGCGGACACCTTGCGGCAGTTCGGAAAGACCTACGGCTTCGGAGTCGAGGTGGTCGGCCCCGTGGATGTGAACGGCCTATTAGTCAGCAGCAGCGCCATCCGCCGCGCCATTAGCAGCGGGGACCTCAATCGGGCCCGCCTCTTGCTAGGCCAAACGCCGAGTGTGGCTGGCCGCGTAGTCCACGGACACCACCGTGGCAAGGGTCTGGGCTTCCCCACCGCCAACCTGCGCATAGGCGGGTTGGTGCTTCCCCCGGATGGGGTGTACGCCGTCAGCGTACAGGTACGTGGCACAGCGCGGCCGGGTGTCGCCAACCTGGGATTCAATCCGACCTTCGCACAACAGGAGCGCAGTTTGGAGGCGCACATTTTCGACTTCGACGAAGACCTTTATGGACAACGGGTGGAAGTTCGCTTTGTGGAGCGGCTGCGCGGCGAGGTGAAGTACGAGAGCCCGCAGGCCCTGGCCCAGCAGATTGCACGCGATGTCGAAGCGGCCCGGCAGGCGTTGGCGCGGGCGGAATAG
- the ybgF gene encoding tol-pal system protein YbgF, protein MAGCATRADLLEVQHDQRAVRALLADQQVAIEGLRRRMEILRSDQSEPGKRHGGPATADTSRQLNDLEGRVAALELARPSVPPSAATASVEVERPPVEIRPAPAVPPTPPAPKVQSPQEVALAKEETAAQSARVDGDYREALGLVKRGQCTQAVPRLRDFVRKNPKSDFADNALYWVGACYYGQRDYSRAIVEFNDLVLKYPKGDKVPAALMMMADAFADSGDKIDARLVLQKLISQYPQAEEAGQARQKLPSLGE, encoded by the coding sequence GTGGCAGGTTGCGCCACGCGCGCGGATCTGCTCGAGGTCCAGCACGACCAGCGGGCGGTGCGGGCACTTCTCGCCGATCAGCAGGTCGCGATCGAGGGTTTGCGGCGCCGCATGGAGATTCTTCGCAGCGACCAGAGCGAACCGGGGAAGCGCCACGGCGGCCCCGCCACCGCTGACACGTCGCGGCAGTTGAACGACCTTGAAGGGCGCGTAGCCGCGCTGGAGTTGGCACGACCATCGGTACCACCCAGCGCCGCAACAGCGTCGGTCGAAGTGGAACGGCCACCGGTGGAGATCCGGCCGGCGCCGGCCGTACCACCAACGCCTCCCGCACCAAAGGTCCAGAGCCCGCAGGAAGTGGCATTGGCCAAAGAAGAGACGGCGGCCCAGAGCGCTCGCGTCGACGGCGACTATCGAGAGGCCTTGGGGTTAGTCAAGCGAGGTCAGTGCACGCAAGCGGTACCGAGGCTGCGCGACTTCGTCCGCAAGAACCCGAAGTCCGATTTCGCCGACAACGCTCTCTACTGGGTCGGTGCTTGCTACTATGGACAACGCGACTACAGTCGCGCTATCGTTGAATTCAACGACTTAGTTTTGAAATACCCGAAGGGCGACAAGGTGCCGGCGGCGCTGATGATGATGGCCGATGCATTTGCCGATTCGGGCGACAAAATCGATGCACGGCTTGTGCTGCAGAAACTGATCAGCCAATACCCGCAGGCGGAAGAGGCGGGACAGGCTCGGCAGAAGCTGCCGTCTCTCGGCGAATAG
- the pal gene encoding peptidoglycan-associated lipoprotein Pal yields the protein MGLLLAFMSVGCSAKKKGAAAGTAGGLGEEGLAGGGSLERYKQGTLGPGEEGPLKDIHFVFDSFELDEQARGLLRDDANWLKEHSRSKAEIEGHCDERGTVEYNLALGTKRAGAAKEYLVALGVSADRLTTISYGEELPLCHEHDESCWQKNRRVHFVVVSE from the coding sequence TGGGGTTGCTGCTCGCCTTCATGAGTGTGGGCTGCTCCGCGAAGAAAAAAGGCGCGGCAGCAGGCACGGCAGGCGGACTCGGCGAGGAAGGGTTGGCCGGTGGCGGCAGCCTTGAGCGCTACAAGCAAGGCACCTTAGGACCGGGTGAAGAGGGACCGCTCAAAGATATCCATTTCGTTTTCGACTCCTTCGAGCTCGACGAACAGGCGCGCGGCCTCTTGCGCGACGACGCCAACTGGCTGAAAGAACACAGCCGATCGAAAGCTGAGATCGAGGGACATTGCGACGAGCGTGGAACGGTCGAATACAATCTGGCTTTGGGTACCAAGCGCGCTGGCGCGGCTAAGGAATACTTGGTGGCGCTCGGCGTCTCTGCCGACCGTCTCACAACCATCAGTTACGGCGAGGAGCTGCCGCTCTGCCACGAGCATGACGAAAGCTGTTGGCAGAAAAACCGGCGCGTTCACTTCGTTGTCGTCAGCGAGTAG